A stretch of the Neofelis nebulosa isolate mNeoNeb1 chromosome 1, mNeoNeb1.pri, whole genome shotgun sequence genome encodes the following:
- the LOC131493375 gene encoding guanylate cyclase soluble subunit beta-2-like, whose amino-acid sequence MYNLNLYLCPSAAGIIEAVAKDFFDIDVTMDILSMNKEEERTGKKEHVVFLVVQKSHSQMGRAKPNRLKGNQDIQRDQEALEAAFLRMKEKYLSVSVCPVKKSHWEVVRSIVMFGKGHIVNTFVPVYPERLWIEQKTFCNAFPFHIVFDESLRVKQAGVNIQKYVPGLQNQKIRLDEYFSIIHPQVTFDIFSICKFINSQFVLKARRERMPEAWKSQPALKLRGQMIWMESARCMIYLCSPKLRSLRELEAHRMHLSDIAPHDTTRDLILLNQQRLAEIELSNQLERKKEELRVLSQHLAIEKKKTETLLYAMLPEHVANQLKEGKKVAAGKAFLPLHGCLWARVAVCLRG is encoded by the exons ATGTACAACTTAAACCTCTACct GTGTCCTTCTGCTGCAGGTATCATTGAGGCTGTGGCCAAAGACTTCTTTGACATTGATGTGACCATGGATATCCTCAGCATGaataaggaagaggagaggacaggaaagaAAGAGCATGTTGTGTTTCTGGTTGTACAGAAGTCTCACAGCCAGATGGGAAGGGCAAAGCCAAACAGGTTAAAAGGCAATCAGGATATCCAGAGGGACCAAGAG GCCCTGGAGGCAGCTTTCCTTAGGATGAAGGAGAAATATTTGAGTGTCTCTGTTTGCCCTGTGAAGAAATCCCACTGGGAAGTTGTGAGAAGTATAGTCATGTTCGGAAAAG GGCATATCGTGAACACCTTTGTGCCCGTTTATCCCGAGCGTCTCTGGATTGAACAGAAGACATTCTGCAATGCTTTTCCTTTCCACATTGTATTTGATGAATCA CTGAGGGTCAAGCAAGCTGGAGTGAATATTCAGAAGTATGTCCCAGGACTCCAAAACCAGAAGATTCGATTGGATGAGTATTTCTCCATCATTCATCCCCAAGTTACCTTCGACATTTTCAGCATCTGCAAATTTATCAACAGTCAATTTGTCCTGAAGGCCCGAAGAGAAAGGATGCCTGAGGCATGGAAAAGTCAGCCCGCACTCAAACTGCGAG GCCAGATGATCTGGATGGAGTCTGCGCGGTGCATGATATACCTGTGCTCCCCGAAGCTCCGCAGCCTGCGAGAGCTGGAGGCGCACCGGATGCACCTGTCTGACATCGCCCCCCATGACACCACCAGGGACCTCATCCTCCTGAACCAGCAGCGGCTGGCAGAGATTGAGCTGTCCAACCagctggagaggaagaaggaggagctGCGGGTCCTCTCCCAGCACTTGgccatagaaaagaagaaaaccgaGACCTTGCTTTATGCCATGCTGCCGGAACATGTGGCCAACCAGCTGAAGGAGGGCAAAAAGGTCGCCGCGGGTAAAGCATTCCTTCCCCTTCATGGGTGCCTCTGGGCAAGAGTAGCGGTGTGCCTCAGGGGTTAG